Proteins encoded in a region of the Mucilaginibacter sabulilitoris genome:
- a CDS encoding DUF885 domain-containing protein, with protein sequence MKKTFLLLSAVAILAACNQTKTTGSAKTANKELAKVFDNYFEESLKLYPLNATYIGDNRYNDLLPDDGSTEFLDKAKAFYTNYLAQVKHFNREELNEDDQLSYDIFTYEAQLAIDGFKNHFEYMPFNQFYALPLTIGQLGSGSGAQPFKTVKDYNDWLKRVSAFSIWADTAISNFDKGIKAGVVLPKALVIKMIPELTDLVVTDPTKSLFYGPITNLPKDFSEADKKQLTDAYKKAITTTISPTYKKLADYLKTQYLSHARTTSGYSSLPDGTAKYAYLVKQQTTTDKTAEEIYQIGLKEVSRIRGLMDSIKTSVGFKGDLKAFFEYMKTDPKFTPYKTPKDVLDAFENIHKRMEPNLKKMFNHVPKTPFEIRQTEAFRAASASAEYNAGSADGSRPGIFYVPILDATKFNVTSGMESLFLHEAIPGHHYQISLTQENASLPKFRRFDGSENAYVEGWALYCESLGKELGLYTDPYQYMGALGDEIHRAIRLVVDVAIHTKGMNREQSIKYMMDNEAISEQGATAEIERYMAIPGQALGYKMGALKIRELRNKYEKQLGSKFNLAEFHNQVLKDGAMPLAVFESKMDAWAAKQ encoded by the coding sequence ATGAAAAAAACATTCCTACTCCTTTCCGCTGTAGCTATACTGGCTGCCTGTAATCAAACCAAAACAACCGGTTCTGCCAAAACAGCCAATAAAGAGCTGGCTAAGGTATTTGACAACTACTTTGAAGAATCATTAAAGTTATACCCGCTCAACGCTACTTATATAGGCGATAACCGCTATAATGACCTGTTGCCTGACGACGGCTCGACCGAATTTTTAGACAAAGCCAAGGCTTTTTATACCAACTACCTGGCCCAGGTTAAGCATTTTAACCGCGAAGAACTGAATGAAGACGACCAACTTTCGTACGATATTTTTACCTATGAAGCTCAGCTGGCAATTGATGGCTTTAAAAATCATTTTGAATACATGCCCTTTAACCAGTTTTATGCTTTGCCGCTAACCATAGGTCAACTGGGTTCGGGGTCTGGCGCTCAGCCATTTAAAACCGTCAAGGATTATAATGATTGGCTTAAACGTGTTTCGGCATTTTCTATCTGGGCAGATACCGCCATCAGTAATTTCGACAAAGGCATTAAAGCCGGCGTGGTTTTACCAAAAGCGCTGGTTATAAAAATGATTCCGGAGCTGACGGACCTCGTAGTTACCGATCCCACAAAAAGCCTGTTCTATGGACCAATAACCAATCTGCCTAAAGATTTTTCAGAAGCCGATAAAAAACAGTTGACCGATGCTTATAAAAAAGCCATTACCACTACCATATCGCCCACATACAAAAAACTGGCCGACTACTTAAAAACCCAATACCTGTCTCATGCCCGTACCACATCGGGCTATTCATCACTGCCGGATGGTACCGCCAAGTACGCTTACTTAGTAAAGCAGCAAACCACCACTGATAAAACCGCCGAAGAAATTTACCAGATTGGTTTGAAAGAGGTAAGCCGCATACGTGGTTTAATGGATAGTATAAAAACCAGCGTTGGCTTTAAGGGCGATCTAAAAGCGTTTTTTGAATACATGAAAACCGACCCTAAGTTTACTCCTTACAAAACCCCGAAAGATGTTTTAGATGCTTTTGAAAACATCCATAAGCGCATGGAGCCAAATCTTAAGAAAATGTTTAACCATGTGCCTAAAACCCCGTTCGAGATCAGGCAAACTGAAGCATTCAGGGCAGCATCGGCCAGCGCCGAATACAATGCAGGTTCGGCAGATGGCAGCAGGCCGGGCATATTTTATGTACCAATATTGGATGCCACTAAGTTTAATGTCACCTCGGGAATGGAATCATTATTCCTGCACGAGGCCATACCCGGGCATCACTACCAGATATCGCTTACGCAGGAAAACGCGTCGTTACCAAAGTTCCGCAGGTTTGATGGCAGCGAGAACGCTTATGTTGAAGGTTGGGCTTTATACTGCGAATCGTTGGGAAAAGAACTTGGCTTATACACCGACCCATACCAATATATGGGCGCGCTCGGCGATGAAATACACCGCGCCATCAGGTTGGTGGTTGATGTAGCCATACATACCAAAGGCATGAACCGTGAACAATCCATTAAATACATGATGGATAACGAAGCTATAAGCGAACAAGGCGCTACCGCCGAAATTGAACGCTACATGGCCATCCCGGGCCAGGCGTTAGGTTATAAAATGGGCGCCCTCAAAATACGCGAGCTCCGCAATAAGTACGAAAAACAACTGGGCAGCAAGTTTAACCTTGCCGAATTCCATAACCAGGTCTTGAAAGACGGAGCCATGCCACTGGCCGTTTTCGAAAGCAAAATGGATGCCTGGGCCGCAAAGCAATAA
- a CDS encoding TolC family protein: MQSFKKNVLIAAGLLIAMNTYAQQSNPPIGLKTLLNQVDQNAPTLLTDSAAIGIRRAQAAETRSNWLPNLKLNYQADIGTNNNVAGPYFTFGIIPSNSKVRTESNTTTVSANVGVAALDWEIYNFGAYGAQNKVANSDVQVEQNQFARSRYQLQAYTINNYLQLLRLHDLLTIQARNIQRNVEIRRSIQSLAKSGVRAGVDTSISEAELSKARLNYIELSNQEKQVQLQLSAVSGLPYQSIIPDTTAEIMLMGQSPVLQSLSPDTVNHPLINYYRSVYQNSLQRENLVKKSYNPKILLEGAVWGRGSSIDANDHFNSLSSGWGFDRNNYLVGIGISYNLVDLRRRQLKLHTQKATTSYNAQKLAEQKQMLSISASQANVELETARQRLQEIPHQLKAANDGYRQKLSLYKNGLTDIIELNAALNILYRAETDYAQAKYTYSGALFQKAVTENQVNTVLNLLK; the protein is encoded by the coding sequence ATGCAAAGTTTTAAAAAAAATGTACTCATAGCGGCGGGCCTGCTCATTGCCATGAATACTTATGCGCAGCAAAGCAACCCGCCCATTGGTTTAAAAACGCTGCTTAATCAGGTTGATCAGAACGCGCCAACACTGCTAACTGATTCGGCCGCCATTGGCATTCGCCGGGCACAGGCCGCCGAAACGCGCAGCAACTGGTTACCCAACTTAAAATTAAATTACCAGGCCGATATCGGCACCAACAACAATGTGGCGGGACCGTATTTTACTTTTGGCATTATCCCGTCCAATTCAAAAGTACGCACCGAAAGTAATACAACAACCGTATCGGCAAACGTAGGTGTTGCGGCGCTCGACTGGGAAATTTACAACTTTGGCGCTTATGGCGCTCAAAATAAAGTAGCCAATTCTGACGTGCAGGTAGAGCAGAATCAATTTGCCCGCTCACGCTACCAATTACAGGCTTATACCATTAATAATTATCTGCAATTATTAAGGCTGCATGATTTGCTAACCATACAGGCCCGTAACATACAGCGCAACGTCGAGATTCGCCGCTCTATCCAGTCGCTGGCCAAAAGCGGCGTAAGGGCCGGGGTTGATACCAGTATTTCAGAAGCCGAACTATCAAAGGCCCGGTTAAATTATATCGAGCTCAGCAACCAGGAAAAGCAGGTACAACTGCAGCTTTCGGCGGTAAGTGGTCTGCCATATCAATCCATCATTCCTGATACTACTGCCGAAATAATGCTGATGGGCCAATCGCCGGTTTTACAATCTTTAAGTCCGGATACGGTGAACCACCCCCTCATCAATTATTACAGGTCGGTATATCAAAACAGCCTGCAACGGGAAAACCTGGTTAAAAAAAGTTATAACCCTAAGATATTGTTAGAGGGCGCCGTTTGGGGCCGGGGTTCCAGTATTGATGCCAACGACCATTTCAACAGCCTGTCAAGCGGCTGGGGTTTTGATCGTAACAACTATCTGGTTGGTATCGGCATATCCTACAACCTGGTCGATCTGCGCCGCCGGCAGCTTAAACTGCACACCCAAAAAGCCACTACCAGTTATAATGCGCAGAAACTGGCCGAGCAGAAGCAAATGCTCTCCATCAGCGCCAGCCAGGCCAATGTTGAGCTGGAAACCGCCCGGCAGCGCCTGCAGGAAATCCCCCATCAGTTAAAGGCAGCCAATGACGGCTATCGCCAGAAACTTTCCCTGTATAAAAACGGGTTAACGGATATTATTGAGCTCAACGCAGCTCTCAATATCCTATACCGTGCCGAAACAGATTACGCGCAGGCTAAATACACCTATTCGGGCGCGCTGTTCCAGAAAGCGGTTACCGAAAATCAGGTAAATACAGTTTTAAACCTTTTAAAATAA